ATGGATGCCCGCCGCGCGGGCCATCTGGGCAAGGCGCTGGATGGCGCCCTCGATGTCCTTGCCGGCGACCAGCATCAGGTCGGCCATCTCGTCGACGATGACGACGATGTAGGGCAGGGGCTCGAGGTTCATCTCCTCGCTCTCGTAGATGGCTTCTCCGGTCTCGTGGTCGAAGCCGGTCTGCACCGTGCGGGCGATGGATTCGCCCTTCTCGCTGGCGTCCTTCACCCGGGCGTTGAAGCCGTCGATGTTGCGCACGCCCAGCTTCGACATCTTCTTGTAGCGGTCCTCCATCTCCTTCACCGCCCACTTCAGCGCCACCACCGCCTTCTTCGGATCGGTGACGACGGGGGCAAGAAGATGGGGGATGCCGTCATAGACGGACAGCTCCAGCATCTTGGGATCGACCATGATGAGCCGGCACTGTTCCGGCTTCAGCCGGTAAAGCAGGCTCAGGATCATGGTATTGATGGCCACCGACTTGCCCGAGCCGGTGGTGCCGGCCACCAGCAGGTGCGGCATGCGGGCGAGGTCGACGATCACCGGATCGCCGCCGATGGTCTTGCCCAGCGCGATGGCGAGCTTGTGCCCGGTATCGCCGAAATCCTTGGTGGCGATCAGCTCGCGCAGCAGCACCTTGTCGCGCTTCTGGTTGGGCAGCTCGATGCCGATGGCATTGCGGCCCGGCACCACCGCGACGCGGGCGGACACGGCGCTCATGGAGCGTGCGATATCGTCGGCGAGGCCGATGACGCGGGACGACTTGATGCCGGGCGCGGGCTCCAGCTCATAGAGCGTCACCACCGGGCCGGGGCGCACCTGGCCGATCTCGCCGCGCACGCCGAAGTCCTGCAACGTCGCCTCCAGCTCGCGCGCGGTCCCGGAGAGGGCCTCCGGGCTCATGGCGGGGGCCTTGGCGGGGGGCGCGGGCGTCAGCAGATCGAGGGAGGGATGCTGGTAGCCGGCGCGGCGGCCGCCACGACGGGCGGCCCGGCGGCGGGCGGCGGCGCCTTCGGGCGGGGCCTCCAGCGGGGCATCGGGGAGATCGTGGGGCGCGGGCGCGATGGCACCCTCCAGGCGCGGCTCCTGCCGCTGGCCCGGCCTTTCGGCGGGCGCGGCCGAGGTGGCGGCGGGCAGGGGCCGGCGGGCGAGGCCGGCGCCGGAGAGGCGCGCCTTCCACGACAGGAAGGTATGGGTGAGGGCGCCGAGGGAAACGGCGGTGCCGTCGTCCTCCTCGTCCTCGTCGCCCACCTCGCCCGGCAGCTCGGAGGCGGGAGCGAGCTTCAGCGGCGTGCGCCGGCCGCCGCTCAGGGCGAAGAACAGGCCGGCGGCCCCGATCGCGAGGCCGGCGGCCCCGATGAGCATGGAATCGAGGCCGGCGAGCGCGCCGCCCCGCATCACGCCGAAGGCGCGTGGAAAGAGATCGCCCAAAGCGCCGCCGAGGCCGGTGAGGCCCGGCCAATGCTCGGGC
The nucleotide sequence above comes from Xanthobacter flavus. Encoded proteins:
- a CDS encoding DNA translocase FtsK — encoded protein: MPMARRRPKAATADAVINSRMDAPHHHAHRLELIPESIRLVVRRRGREIVGTGLILATLTSFVALGTWSATDPSLSNATHAPVTNLLGRPGAIIADLLVQLFGLAALAVLLPPLYAGWRLVTHRPFARERLRITCWLIGVLGTTAFLGAIPQPEHWPGLTGLGGALGDLFPRAFGVMRGGALAGLDSMLIGAAGLAIGAAGLFFALSGGRRTPLKLAPASELPGEVGDEDEEDDGTAVSLGALTHTFLSWKARLSGAGLARRPLPAATSAAPAERPGQRQEPRLEGAIAPAPHDLPDAPLEAPPEGAAARRRAARRGGRRAGYQHPSLDLLTPAPPAKAPAMSPEALSGTARELEATLQDFGVRGEIGQVRPGPVVTLYELEPAPGIKSSRVIGLADDIARSMSAVSARVAVVPGRNAIGIELPNQKRDKVLLRELIATKDFGDTGHKLAIALGKTIGGDPVIVDLARMPHLLVAGTTGSGKSVAINTMILSLLYRLKPEQCRLIMVDPKMLELSVYDGIPHLLAPVVTDPKKAVVALKWAVKEMEDRYKKMSKLGVRNIDGFNARVKDASEKGESIARTVQTGFDHETGEAIYESEEMNLEPLPYIVVIVDEMADLMLVAGKDIEGAIQRLAQMARAAGIHLVMATQRPSVDVITGTIKANFPTRISFQVTSKIDSRTILGEMGAEQLLGQGDMLYMAGGGRISRVHGPFVSDEEVESVVKHLKAQGAPSYVEAVTAEDAEDEDGDGAVFDKGGMGDEGMDLYSQAVAVVMRDRKCSTSYIQRRLQIGYNRAASLVERMEKEGLVGSPNHAGKREILLPEQAAE